The following coding sequences are from one Nitrospira sp. CR1.1 window:
- a CDS encoding outer membrane beta-barrel protein — translation MEQATMVWMTCLRSGFAGVLSVSLLLLAPVSTRAEWYAAAQLGVNFADPIRNVRGSGSLAGLEAPNFNLKTSPAFGGKLGWFPNHGILGLEVDVSHSTPHIKNLDDVPGIHLSVTNIGPSVILRYPGLTWQPYIGGGPALLVAHLGRSSTTESDTQVSIGANVLVGIRAFVTPRVALFTEYKYTDSTFRFGGAFGPVGGFDGTYRAHQLFMGLAYHF, via the coding sequence ATGGAGCAAGCCACCATGGTGTGGATGACATGTCTACGCAGTGGGTTCGCAGGAGTATTGTCTGTGTCCCTACTCCTCCTCGCGCCTGTCTCGACCAGAGCGGAATGGTATGCGGCCGCCCAGCTGGGCGTGAACTTCGCCGATCCCATCCGGAATGTTCGAGGGAGCGGCTCCCTCGCCGGGTTGGAGGCCCCTAACTTCAATCTGAAAACCAGTCCCGCGTTCGGCGGCAAATTAGGATGGTTTCCCAATCATGGGATTCTGGGACTCGAAGTGGATGTTTCCCACAGTACCCCGCATATTAAGAATCTCGACGATGTGCCGGGCATTCACCTCTCCGTGACCAACATCGGCCCCAGCGTCATCCTTCGCTATCCTGGTCTGACCTGGCAGCCGTATATCGGTGGTGGACCGGCCCTGCTGGTGGCGCATCTTGGCCGATCTTCGACCACGGAGAGCGATACGCAGGTGTCGATCGGTGCCAATGTACTGGTGGGTATCCGCGCGTTCGTCACCCCGAGGGTGGCGTTGTTTACCGAATATAAATACACCGATTCGACGTTTCGCTTCGGCGGCGCGTTCGGGCCGGTCGGTGGTTTCGACGGTACCTATCGAGCCCATCAGCTGTTCATGGGCCTGGCCTATCACTTTTAG
- a CDS encoding aminoacyl-tRNA hydrolase yields the protein MALRLLVGLGNPGAEYAETRHNIGCWVIERAAARWSIRLTRKGVAQRGSGRAGSKLVELAGTLDWMNLSGPPLKGLLRELGLAPEALVVVHDDLDLEPGRLRIRQDGGSGGHNGLKSIIEALGTSKFVRLKVGVGRPAPRQDSADYVLEPVTPEERALYAPCLDRAVDALELLLNRDVATAMNQFNVRDKAEGGERT from the coding sequence GTGGCATTGCGCCTGCTTGTTGGATTGGGCAATCCCGGAGCCGAGTATGCCGAGACCCGGCACAACATCGGCTGCTGGGTGATCGAACGGGCTGCGGCGCGATGGTCGATACGTCTCACCAGAAAAGGCGTGGCCCAGCGAGGCTCGGGTCGCGCCGGTTCTAAACTCGTCGAGCTGGCCGGTACGCTCGACTGGATGAATCTCAGCGGTCCCCCCCTCAAAGGCCTCCTTCGTGAACTTGGCTTGGCGCCCGAGGCCCTAGTGGTCGTGCATGACGATCTGGATCTGGAGCCAGGTCGATTGCGGATCAGGCAGGACGGCGGCAGCGGCGGTCACAATGGTCTCAAGTCGATTATCGAAGCCCTAGGCACCTCAAAGTTCGTCCGCTTGAAGGTCGGAGTGGGGCGCCCGGCACCGCGGCAAGACTCCGCCGACTATGTGCTGGAGCCTGTCACACCAGAGGAACGAGCGCTGTATGCCCCCTGTCTCGACCGGGCCGTCGATGCCCTGGAGTTACTCTTGAATCGCGATGTCGCCACGGCGATGAACCAATTCAACGTGCGGGACAAAGCCGAGGGCGGCGAGAGGACTTAG
- a CDS encoding 50S ribosomal protein L25: MKFELTVESREGGGKGPARQLRRAGRVPAVLYGQGECLLLSVKPDELVKILRSQAGSTALISLTINGTKSKPNRTALLRDFQVDPIAGSVLHADFFEVAMDKPIRVKVPIHLTGGQPIGLKEGGVLHQALRELHVECLPSVLPDFIAVDASQLQINEGIHLKDIPKTEGLRFLDDPDHMVVSVAAPMTDAKLESLLATGAAGAEGAKEPEVAAKGKAAAEGAAGAEAGKAGDAKAGAAAPKAGAAPAKKEPEKKK; the protein is encoded by the coding sequence ATGAAATTCGAGTTAACCGTTGAGAGCAGAGAAGGTGGGGGCAAAGGCCCTGCACGTCAACTTCGTCGTGCCGGTCGCGTTCCGGCGGTCCTCTATGGACAGGGGGAATGTCTCCTGCTGTCCGTCAAGCCGGACGAACTGGTGAAGATTTTACGGTCCCAAGCCGGATCCACGGCGCTGATCTCCCTCACCATCAACGGGACGAAAAGTAAACCCAACCGTACGGCTTTGTTGCGGGACTTCCAGGTGGATCCAATTGCCGGAAGCGTGCTGCATGCGGATTTCTTTGAAGTCGCCATGGATAAGCCGATTCGCGTCAAGGTTCCTATCCATTTGACCGGCGGTCAGCCGATCGGCCTGAAAGAGGGCGGTGTGCTGCATCAGGCCTTGCGTGAATTGCATGTTGAATGTCTGCCGTCCGTGTTGCCGGATTTCATCGCGGTCGATGCCTCGCAGTTACAGATCAACGAAGGTATTCATCTGAAGGATATCCCGAAGACGGAAGGCCTGCGCTTCCTGGATGATCCCGACCACATGGTCGTGAGTGTGGCGGCGCCGATGACCGATGCCAAGCTGGAGTCCTTGCTCGCCACCGGTGCAGCCGGAGCTGAGGGCGCCAAGGAACCGGAAGTGGCGGCCAAGGGGAAAGCGGCGGCTGAAGGCGCGGCTGGCGCGGAAGCCGGCAAGGCAGGTGACGCCAAGGCCGGGGCTGCGGCGCCTAAGGCGGGAGCGGCTCCAGCCAAGAAGGAACCAGAAAAGAAGAAGTAG
- the prs gene encoding ribose-phosphate diphosphokinase produces MNRELKLFSGNANPALARAIGSYLDLPIGAATVSSFSDGEIRVRIEENVRGADVFLIQSCCAPVNDSIMEMLIMIDALKRSSANRITAVIPYFGYARQDRKDQPRVPISAKLVADLITTAGADRVLTMDLHASQIQGFFNIPVDNLYALPVLLDYITKRRIEDLVVVSPDAGGVERARAFAKRLQANLAIIDKRREGPNQAQVMNIIGDVQGKSALLLDDMIDTAGTIVQGAQACLDKGAREVWAGCSHGVLSGPALQRLQQSGLTDVLVTDSIPLRGKELTCPKLKTLSVAPLFGEAIRRIHEDESVSSLFV; encoded by the coding sequence ATGAACAGGGAACTGAAGCTCTTTTCGGGCAACGCCAATCCTGCGCTTGCGCGCGCGATCGGCTCATATCTCGACTTGCCCATCGGCGCGGCCACGGTGTCCTCTTTTAGTGATGGGGAAATTCGGGTCCGCATAGAAGAGAATGTGCGCGGGGCGGACGTGTTTCTTATCCAGTCCTGTTGCGCGCCGGTCAATGATTCGATCATGGAAATGCTCATCATGATCGACGCCCTCAAGCGTTCGTCGGCCAATCGCATTACCGCGGTCATTCCGTATTTCGGCTATGCCCGGCAGGATCGCAAGGATCAGCCGCGCGTGCCGATCTCAGCCAAATTGGTGGCAGACCTCATTACCACCGCCGGCGCGGATCGGGTACTGACGATGGATCTCCATGCCAGCCAGATTCAGGGGTTTTTCAATATTCCCGTGGATAATCTCTACGCCTTACCGGTGCTATTGGATTACATCACCAAACGAAGAATAGAGGATTTGGTCGTGGTGTCACCCGATGCAGGCGGCGTGGAACGTGCCCGGGCCTTTGCGAAACGTCTCCAGGCCAATCTTGCCATTATCGATAAACGGCGGGAAGGACCGAATCAGGCGCAGGTGATGAATATTATCGGTGATGTGCAGGGGAAAAGCGCTCTGCTCCTCGACGATATGATCGATACCGCGGGCACCATTGTGCAGGGAGCCCAGGCTTGCCTGGATAAGGGTGCGCGGGAGGTCTGGGCCGGCTGTTCGCACGGAGTCTTGTCGGGGCCCGCGTTGCAGCGTCTCCAACAGTCTGGACTGACGGACGTGTTGGTGACCGATTCGATTCCGTTGCGCGGCAAGGAGTTAACGTGCCCGAAATTGAAAACGTTGTCTGTGGCCCCACTCTTTGGTGAAGCCATCAGGCGCATCCATGAGGATGAATCAGTGAGTTCGTTATTCGTGTAG
- the ispE gene encoding 4-(cytidine 5'-diphospho)-2-C-methyl-D-erythritol kinase, which yields MRVNATSLLVLTPAKVNLILRVLERRPDGFHGIWSLMHTVGLNDELTLTMQPAAASHITLRCDQAALAVDQSNLVYRAAALVLARVGQTIDLSISLTKRIPMGAGLGGGSSDAAATILGLTRLLGLAWSVEQMAEVGQQLGSDVPFFFVAPAACVTGRGEHVRPVQVTGERWIVLVNPGFPVATKWAYQQLAATRSAVRSLSAAVQSLDRRSELNWSEIVPLVENDFEAPVFAQHPVLAQIKGQLLSLGAEVALLSGSGATMFGVFRDQSAAQEAAMRFARNPGMAAYAVPAAGAPSTSLI from the coding sequence CTGCGAGTGAATGCTACCAGTCTGCTGGTTCTGACTCCTGCCAAAGTCAATCTCATTCTTCGGGTGCTCGAACGACGGCCTGACGGGTTTCATGGCATCTGGTCGTTGATGCATACGGTTGGGCTCAACGATGAGTTGACGCTCACGATGCAGCCCGCCGCCGCGTCCCATATCACCTTGCGCTGTGACCAGGCCGCCCTGGCGGTGGATCAGAGCAACCTGGTCTATCGGGCCGCAGCGCTCGTGTTGGCGCGAGTCGGTCAGACGATCGATCTGTCCATCAGCCTGACCAAGCGCATCCCCATGGGGGCCGGATTGGGCGGAGGAAGCAGTGACGCGGCGGCGACCATTCTCGGGTTGACACGATTGCTGGGACTGGCATGGTCGGTTGAGCAGATGGCGGAGGTGGGGCAGCAGTTGGGCAGTGATGTCCCGTTCTTTTTTGTGGCGCCTGCCGCCTGTGTCACGGGACGGGGTGAGCATGTACGTCCGGTCCAGGTGACAGGAGAGAGGTGGATCGTGTTGGTCAATCCGGGATTCCCCGTCGCGACCAAATGGGCATACCAGCAGTTGGCCGCGACTCGCTCCGCAGTGCGCTCTCTCTCGGCAGCGGTGCAGTCCCTGGATCGACGCTCCGAGCTGAATTGGTCGGAGATCGTTCCGTTGGTAGAAAACGACTTCGAGGCGCCGGTGTTTGCCCAACACCCGGTGCTGGCTCAGATCAAGGGTCAACTGCTGAGCTTGGGGGCTGAGGTCGCCCTGTTGTCCGGCAGCGGGGCGACGATGTTTGGAGTATTCCGGGACCAGTCCGCCGCGCAGGAGGCCGCGATGCGGTTTGCGCGCAATCCTGGAATGGCGGCCTATGCCGTGCCGGCGGCAGGCGCGCCTTCGACGAGTCTCATATAG
- a CDS encoding response regulator, translated as MEKILVVDDEQGLRDVLSIMLKRAGYAVTVASDGDEAIAQVQKEIFDLVITDLKMPRVGGLEVLKAVKAASPDTVVLMITAFASADSAVEAMKHGAYDYLTKPFQVDEVQLIIRNAIERRRLSTENMLLKRELASQSSFSQIVGQSEAMQKVYDVIKKVADSKSNVLIGGESGTGKELVARAIHFNSARASMPFVTVNCSAVPETLLESELFGHMKGSFTGAISNKAGLFEVANGGTIFLDEIGDTTPAIQVKLLRVIQEREFRRVGGTQDVKVDVRIVAATNRDLEKAVAEGAFREDLYYRLDVIPIKLPPLRMRTGDIPLLSQHFLEKFAKESGKPVPTMSQEAMRVLLAHEWRGNVRELENVVERVVAFTTGSSVTDADIRGWLHKPVSNQQAVPSELPEDGLDLEGLINTIEKDLLLKALERSQWVKKRAARLLRLNTRSFRYRLEKYEIKGGRD; from the coding sequence GTGGAAAAGATTCTAGTCGTCGACGATGAGCAGGGCTTGCGCGATGTGCTGAGCATCATGCTGAAGCGGGCGGGGTATGCCGTGACCGTGGCGTCGGACGGGGACGAGGCGATCGCCCAAGTGCAGAAGGAAATTTTCGATCTCGTCATCACCGACCTCAAGATGCCCAGAGTGGGCGGGCTCGAGGTGCTGAAGGCCGTCAAGGCCGCGTCTCCGGACACCGTGGTCCTGATGATCACGGCCTTTGCGTCCGCCGACTCGGCAGTCGAAGCGATGAAGCACGGCGCGTACGACTATCTCACCAAGCCGTTCCAGGTCGATGAAGTGCAACTGATTATCCGCAACGCGATCGAGCGGCGCCGGCTGTCCACGGAGAATATGCTCCTGAAGCGGGAGTTGGCCAGCCAGTCGTCGTTTTCCCAGATCGTCGGCCAGAGCGAGGCCATGCAAAAAGTCTACGATGTCATCAAGAAGGTGGCCGATTCCAAGAGCAATGTCCTGATCGGCGGGGAAAGCGGAACCGGCAAGGAACTGGTGGCGCGAGCCATTCATTTCAACAGCGCGCGCGCGTCGATGCCGTTCGTGACGGTCAACTGCAGCGCGGTGCCTGAAACGCTGTTGGAGAGTGAGCTGTTCGGCCATATGAAGGGCTCCTTTACCGGCGCGATTTCCAACAAGGCCGGTCTCTTCGAGGTCGCGAACGGCGGCACGATTTTTCTCGACGAAATCGGCGATACCACGCCCGCGATTCAGGTCAAGTTGTTGCGCGTCATTCAGGAGCGTGAGTTCCGGCGGGTAGGCGGAACTCAGGATGTGAAGGTAGATGTGCGTATCGTTGCGGCCACCAATCGGGACCTGGAAAAGGCGGTCGCCGAAGGCGCATTTCGAGAAGATCTCTATTACCGGCTCGATGTGATTCCGATCAAGCTTCCGCCGCTGCGCATGCGCACGGGCGACATTCCGCTCTTGAGCCAACATTTTCTGGAGAAATTTGCCAAGGAAAGTGGTAAACCAGTGCCGACGATGAGCCAGGAGGCCATGCGCGTGCTGTTGGCGCATGAGTGGCGGGGCAACGTTCGCGAATTAGAGAACGTCGTCGAACGCGTCGTGGCCTTCACCACGGGATCGTCGGTAACGGATGCGGATATTCGCGGATGGCTCCATAAGCCGGTGAGCAACCAGCAGGCCGTGCCGTCGGAATTGCCGGAAGATGGCCTGGACCTTGAGGGGCTGATCAACACGATCGAGAAGGATCTGTTGTTGAAAGCGCTCGAGCGGAGCCAATGGGTCAAGAAGCGAGCCGCGCGGTTGTTGCGGTTGAATACCCGGTCGTTCCGGTACCGTCTCGAAAAATATGAAATCAAAGGAGGCCGGGATTAG